The following are encoded together in the bacterium genome:
- the mutL gene encoding DNA mismatch repair endonuclease MutL has product MPRIRRLPEELISKIAAGEVIERPFSVVKELVENSIDAGAARIEVDVEEGGRKRITILDDGCGMTEEEAFLALERHATSKLPSDEALFSIRTLGFRGEAVPSIAAVSFLTLETRPPEATEGTRIEVEGGKVVKKIASSLSRGTRLSIQNLFFNTPARLKFLKSKETEFSHIASWIESIALSRPDIGFVLRHNGKTELLARPQAEVRERIREILGVEIAEFLHPVAGHRGQLKLSGFVADHRASGTSAKSLFLFVNGRIVRDRTLQHAVLAAYENLIMKHRYPWAVLYLHVPPEFVDVNVHPTKSEVRFANGSLVHELVRETVRGALKVEQREEVSSSTFQVSSRTELAPSAPQSENWDLKPEALVRDQPIQTLLTRDFRVVGQVGGTYLLCETEDKLILIDQHAAHERIGFEKLHAQYENGGIEKQHLLIPQNFDLRPSQGEILKKYLDDLANVGLEIEFFGGNTFILRTIPTLLEGSDVVSLIEELIESLESVGKLTPLEEKIHEVLERMACHAQVRAGQRLTNEEIEALIGEMGKTRFAGQCPHGRPSVLEVPFNEIEKWFKRRI; this is encoded by the coding sequence ATGCCCCGCATCCGCCGACTCCCTGAGGAACTCATCTCCAAGATCGCCGCCGGCGAGGTCATCGAGCGGCCGTTCTCCGTCGTCAAGGAGCTGGTCGAGAACTCGATTGACGCCGGCGCGGCCCGGATCGAGGTCGACGTGGAGGAGGGCGGCCGGAAGCGGATCACGATCCTGGATGACGGCTGCGGGATGACGGAGGAGGAGGCGTTTTTGGCCCTCGAGCGTCACGCCACGAGCAAGCTCCCCAGCGACGAGGCCCTCTTCAGCATCCGGACCTTGGGGTTCAGGGGCGAGGCGGTGCCGTCGATCGCGGCGGTCTCGTTCCTGACGTTGGAAACGCGCCCGCCGGAGGCCACCGAGGGAACCCGGATCGAGGTCGAGGGCGGGAAGGTCGTCAAGAAGATCGCCTCCTCTCTCTCCCGCGGGACCCGCCTCTCGATCCAGAACCTCTTTTTCAACACCCCGGCGCGGCTCAAATTCCTCAAGTCGAAAGAGACGGAGTTCTCCCACATCGCGTCTTGGATCGAGTCGATCGCCCTCTCAAGGCCCGACATCGGCTTCGTCCTCCGGCACAACGGCAAGACCGAGCTCCTGGCGCGCCCCCAGGCGGAGGTTCGCGAGCGCATCCGGGAGATCTTGGGCGTCGAAATCGCGGAGTTCCTCCATCCCGTCGCGGGGCATCGAGGGCAACTCAAGCTCTCGGGTTTCGTCGCCGACCACCGGGCATCGGGCACTTCGGCCAAGTCGCTCTTCCTCTTCGTCAATGGACGCATCGTTCGCGACCGAACCCTCCAGCACGCGGTCCTCGCCGCCTACGAGAACCTGATAATGAAACACCGGTACCCGTGGGCGGTGCTATATCTCCATGTCCCTCCGGAGTTTGTGGACGTGAACGTGCACCCGACCAAGAGCGAGGTACGGTTTGCGAATGGGAGCCTTGTGCATGAGCTGGTGAGGGAGACGGTTCGGGGGGCTTTGAAGGTTGAGCAGCGAGAGGAGGTTTCAAGTTCGACGTTTCAAGTTTCAAGTCGGACTGAGCTTGCTCCCAGCGCTCCTCAATCTGAAAACTGGGACCTCAAACCCGAAGCTTTGGTCCGCGATCAACCCATCCAAACCCTTCTAACCCGTGACTTCCGGGTCGTTGGTCAAGTGGGTGGAACCTATTTGTTGTGCGAAACTGAGGATAAACTCATCCTGATCGACCAACACGCCGCCCACGAGCGCATCGGCTTCGAGAAGCTCCATGCCCAGTACGAAAACGGCGGAATCGAAAAACAGCACCTCCTGATCCCCCAAAACTTCGATCTCAGGCCGTCCCAAGGGGAGATCCTGAAAAAATACTTGGACGACCTGGCGAACGTGGGTCTGGAGATTGAGTTCTTCGGCGGCAATACGTTCATCTTGAGGACGATTCCGACGCTCTTGGAAGGCTCCGACGTCGTCTCCTTGATCGAGGAGCTGATCGAGAGCCTGGAGTCAGTGGGCAAGCTCACGCCCTTGGAGGAGAAGATCCACGAGGTCTTGGAGAGGATGGCCTGCCACGCCCAGG